AACCCATAAAAAGCATGCATAGAGCATCTTTAGCTTTATACAATGAATGAATGGGGCTCACTCATTCAAATTGAAAAGTTCAaagttttctattttattattttttttcagtgaacGGTTATATTTGTTGGATTAAGGCCGCAACCAGTGTTGGCGAGCTGGGGAAATATCGTCTATTAAAATCTTCTCTGACAAATGGCAGCAAGAAAGTATACTGTTGCATATGGGGACAACCGTTGATTGATGTGCATAACAACGATATCATCATGAACCGAGTACGTCTTATTtatcaatataataatattttaatttgcattatattaatacaattgattttatttacaGAGGTTGCATATTGATGGTGCTCTTTGCAAGAGTTCAAGGATTTCATTGGCAATGGAAAATGAGGGATACGTTCCCTTCGATCTGGTGATTCAACCTACAACCATGCTAACTTTCTCTggaatgtttgaacaagaaaTACCAGTGCCAATAAAGGTTTTACCAACAGCAGTTACTTTTGAAAACATCAATCAGGCTGAAGGCCTGATATGTAAGTTTTTAATAGATACtttataattatgtaattttgtatacatatctaatgagaatttttaatatatttaattgattttacagCCATTGATGGATTTGTGAGGATGACGTTTACAATGATCCCCAGTCGTTTTGAAAACTCCAGTTATGGCTGCGGATCAATAACTGATGGACGCTCTAAATTAACTGTCAAAATTACAAACTTCATTGTAGTTGACAACATTCAGAAAGGTGTAGCCGTAAACGTAGTTGGAACAGTAGATGCCACTAATGgtaaagatattttttattttcacaattctatactttgtttattttaaattagaaTAATTACTTTTCAGGTATACTGTGCATTACGTGCAACAACATGAATGCTATTACCCTCAGGGACAACACTCCAGCAATGTCGGATGCAGACTTAGCCCAAGGTGGAAAACCCCTAAAGCGGCTAGCTCCTGTAGGTTAAGCCTCATACCTCAATTTTTATAGTTCGTATTTTTTCGTGTGTGTTTACGTATTGAGATTATGGTATTACAATGAGATTTATTGTCCTTGGAAAAAATCATTccaaaaaaaacataatttacatttattttgttttgttcaAGTTCGACGTTAAGCATGTGattgtttaatatttgctAGATTATCAAAGATAACGTTTTcgagtattaaaaaaaaaatacataagaTGATTAACTATGGACCAATAAGTtcatttataacttttaagcTTTGTAAGCttacattaatttattgattGATCTTCTTTATATAGCAAAATATGTATTGTTAGCAATATATAGAACATGTGATGTAGCGGTTAAGTATTTTTAGTGGAGCTATAAagattaatcaataaattactgtatgtaatttttataagaattatttatgatatttttaaatgaaaaatgtatttttaaatatattaactaTTTAAATCTGTAATACTGTAAAAAACCTGTTTAGCCTGCGgctacaataaaaaaattcttggTTTGAATGACAATGGACTCGATACaaactttattatttcattgCAACTCGTACAGAGGCCATGGTCATTTAAACAAAGGGTTTTAAAGTATTATTACAcaacaaaaatgttaaataatgACTAATGATGGACCAATAAGGCCATTTATAATGTAACATATATGTAAgcttatattaatttattgagtAATCTTTCTTTATATAgcaaagtatatatatagatatatatagaAACAGTACATGTGATATAGCGGTTAAATTGTATAAGATAGAGCTATAAagattaatcaataaattattatatgaaatgATTTGAAAGGTTTATAAAACTCatcttatttaaaaaatgtcaataAACTAACaatgttgtttttatttatttccgcCTGTATAATCAAGAGACGAACAATTGATATCGTCATCTGACACACAaacattacaaaataaattatctaaTCTTTACATGTATGCTTCTCTACATGTTCAAGTGAGGCTACTattttatatagtttattattcaaatctaAAATGAGCTTTGCCATCATATGAGGCCCTGTAcatcataaatataataattatcattaCTGTTAACAATTATTCTATTCATCACAAAAAGCATAAGcgtattttaaatataaacgcAGATTGTAGTGAGTTTCGGAACGCGACAGGTCCGTTATATGTAAACTGAAAACGATGGTCACGTGACTCACAGAATTGGCGCAGAAAAATCAATAACTACCTACATCACTGTCATGGCGGCAGCATTGCATGTACGGACTTCGCATAACGAATAACGTGTCTcattaaatgcaaaaaaagtgttgaaaatttGTCAGTGTACGATCCCTCCAATTAATTATAACAGTTTTGCTGTAGTTTAGTGGTCTGGACTCAGGCTAAGCCaagttttattacaatacACGTCATATATGACCACGTGTATTGTATTTTAGCCACTGTGGATCTATCATCTTCCACGAGGCGCCAAACATTATCTTCTCATTACAAAATTGAGGTATATAACatgttatttttcaattttagacGTAACTTTTTGATGAATTGGTTTTTAATGTATGCTGTTTTCTTTGTTATAATATAGAATTGGCAACCAAATCGCTGAAAGAAGTATACGTAGTAAAAGTAACtggaaacaaatttttattattgttcttGGCTAAATCCTGCTCATCTATATCAAAGCTACGTGAATATAATTGTATACAGCACGAGTGTCTTACTACTTTACGTGTTCATCACAAGTGCTAAATTCTGTAAGTATAAATTGATAATTTTACTACACAAGTGCATTTATGCGCGCTCCGCGCGCGTCAAATTTAGAGGTTAGAATCTTTAAATTTCGTGTCTTTTCAGTCCACCAATCAAAACGCGTTTTAGTCGGCTTCACTTTTCTCTGTTCTCTTTTTTAAGTAGGGATTTGAATGAAAACCTTTTAAGGAGAATACCAATACGTCTCATAACCTCAATTAACATGTAAATTTATCTGTacaagttatatatatatatatatatatatatatatatatatatatatatatataaataatatcaatGTTTATCCATCGGCATTCTCCTTAATTTGATCAAGGACATTACTtacagattattattttatttatttatacgtataagtatttaatttatgcattCTATATTCAACGTTAAATATATCTGAATACAGTTTATTACAGTAAAATAAACGTACTTAGCATTGCTCATAAGGAACTTATTAGTCatacgttattatttttaaacactaaatcaaattcattttctttgtttcagGTTTTTGGGGTGAAAATAAACGGCCGAATAGTAACAAAGTTCCTGCAACTATAAATCTTTCAAGAAGATACAATAGCCTTATTATTCCTGTTATTATTTAAaccaatattttttgtataaaaaataacaaaaataatatttgaatatataattaattattgttttacttttttcagcCACCATACCtaacaatttataaaataactaaCCTAACTGATACCTAAGTACAAACTACTGAACTTATACAAAAACTCTAACTACAAATACCTACCCAATTtcaaaaactataaataaacaaCCTACCTAATTTCAAAAACTCTAACTACAAATAACCTACCCAATTATAATTACTATTACTGCATTTACCTACAACTTCAATACATTtacaaatacaaaatttacttATACTAGATTTGAagataacaattttaaattttagctCCATTAGAAAGAAAGCGAATCAGGACCACTTTACACTTTTAAATAGTTGTGCGTGCTACATAACGtgctatttttatattatttattaatcaattaattcattttatttataaatacatttttttcgtttttcgcATTTATCATACAATAGTTcagataatatatatatatacacacacacacacacacacacacacacacacacatatatatatatatatatatatatatatatataatatatatatatatatatatataatatatatatatatatatatatatatatatatataatatatatatatatatatatatatatatatatatatatatatatatatatatatatatatatatatatatataatatatatatatatatatatatatatattatatatatatatatatatatatatatatatatatatatatatatatatatataatatatatatatatatatatatatatatatatatatatatagttactCGGTATATCTTGCTATTAACTATTATCTTATTGATTGAACCATATAACAATATGCCTCGTCAACGAATTGTTCGTACTGTCGAAGAAGAAATAATACATCGAAACAGCGTACGAGAAAAAAGAGCTGAATACCAAAGACGCAGACGACAGGCTCCGCGTGACGCTATTATTGATGAACGTAGAAATGATGTAGCACCTGATGTTCATCAAAACAATTGTCAACATATCATTCAGGATTATTTAGGCCCAATGAATACTCTatgtatatattgtaaagcTAAACATTTTGTCTCGGAAACAGTTTCGAACAAAGGATTATCGTTTCACGATTGTTGTAGTCATGGAGGAGTTGTATTAGAACCTTCACCTATATTTCCTAAAGATTTGCTTGATTTGTTTAACGCATCTCATGCTAAATccaatgatttttttcaacataTTCGCGTCTACAATAACTCATTGGCATTTGCTTCCTTCAATTCTAATTTAGTCAATTTCAATTCAACCCGCAGAGGTCCGTattgtttcaaaattcaaGGACAAATATATTATCAGATTAATACGGCCCTATATCCGCAAGACAATGACTGTTCTTCTTATGGACAACTTTTCATTATTGATCCACTAGAAGCTATACATTTTAGAATGCAGCAAAATTCTGATCTTCAATATGAAACGTTAGAAATattagataaaattataagagaaaataatatatttgcCAAATCTTATGAAATGATGaaagaagaaataaataatcaacaaaCTTTATTAGATCCTAATGAAACAGTTCCAGAGttgcaattattatttacattaaaGCCAGGTACTGATAGACGAAGATACAATTTTCAGCGAACTAATGAAGTTGCTGCTATTTTTTCTACAACGGCTGATGGCGAAATTCCAGAGTCTTATGTAACTATTCGAAACAAGAATACTAAAACTTTACAGTATGTCAGTATAATGGATCCTAATGTGGAACCATGGATTTATCCACTATTTTATCCTTACGGAACTCAAGGATGGCATCAAAATTTACAACGTATTAGTACAAATAATAATGGTAATATTCGACGTGTAACACGTTTAGCTTACACAAGATACAAAATAGCTATTAGACCCGACGAATTTAATCCTTTTATTATGATACGTAGATTGTTTCAACAATATGTAGTAGATTCTTAtgttaaaatagaaaaagataGAATTATGTATTGCAAAAATCACcaaaaagaaattaaggcAGATACATATGAAGGATTGCATGATTATATGCAACGATCTGCTAATGATATGAATGGACAAGTTGGAAAAACAATTATTCTTCCATCAACATTCATCGGTTCACCCCGCCACATGCAACAGTGTTATCAAGATGCAATGGCCATAATTAATCGCAAGGGTAAACCTgatatttttcttacaatGACATATAACCCCAAGTGGTCAGAGATAACAGAAAATCTTTTACCTCATCAACAAGTTTCTGATAGACCCGATATAGTAGCCAGAgtatttcatttaaaaaaagaacgtTTGCTTggctttattataaaaaaaaatttttttggacAAGTTGCAGCATATGTATATGtcattgaatttcaaaaaagaggTCTACCACACATGCACTTATTAATTACTTTAGCACATGGTTTTAAAATTACCACGcctgaaattgttgataaatttatttttgccgAAATCCCTGATGCTCAAAAACCAACATTGCAAGAAATAGTTTTGAAAAACATGATACATGGTCCTTGTGGTAATTGGTGTAAGGTGGAAGGAAAATGTTCTAAAAAATTTCCTAAACGTTTTGTAGACGAGACAAACATGGATGAAAACGGTTATCCTAATTATCGTAGAAGAAATACTGGAATTACATACGAACTAAATAATGGCAATGTAGTTAACAATACATGGGTCGTACCATATTGCCCAACTTTATTAGAGATGTTCAACTGTCATATCAACGTAGAAGTAGTGACAAGTATCCGAtcagttaaatatttatataaatatatttataaaggtCATGATGCTGCTAATATTGTAATTGGTGAATTTAATGAAGAAACACTAATTAATCACGATGAGATTCAAGATTTTCTAGAAGCTCGATATGTCGGACCTGTTGAAGCAATCTACCGCATACTTAGTAAAATATTACAAGACAAAAGTCATGCTATAATAAGATTGGCAGTACATTTACCCTATCaacaaagtattattattgttggcAATGCAAACAATATTAGAGAAAATCTTAATTGTTTATCGGAATTTAAATAGTTATCCTGTAGTTCTATATAATGGTACATCAGTGATTCATATGTGAAAGTTTGTTCCAAATTAAGTGGTTGATTATCAACTAAGTATTtattcttgtttactattttgAGTAGTTTGTTCTGTAGACTTTGAAGACATCCAATTAAGCTTGTATATGCACCACCCCAGGCTATGATGCCATAAAAGGTGATGCTATGAAACAGTGCATAATATAGCATTTTCAAATTCTCGGTAGACATCATTCTTGAAAGCttgtaaaacaaaaaagtttaatatttagTTTTGTTATATATGTAGTTAATATGAATATCCCATTTCATGTTGCTGTCGAAAATAACGCCGAGATATTTAGCGTCATCAACTCGTTTTATTTGTTTACCATGAATATTTATGTTTAGATATTTTGGGATACTAGTAGCGGTATTACCAAATTCTACGTATACAGTTTTTTCTGTATTAAGtgacaatttatttaatgcCAGCCAGTTGGCTATATTGTCAAGGCGGTTATTCATTTTTGCTTCAACCTCTTGCCAATCATTACCTGCAGTTATAACTGCGGTGTCATCAGCAAAAGATAAAATTGTGTTGTTTGGCATTGTAACTAGTAAATCATTGATGTAGATGATAAAGAGTAATGGCCCAAGAATAGTACCTTGAGGTACACCTATGCTTGGAGTATTGAAATGGCTTACTTTGTTATTTACTTTTACCCTTTGTTTTCTGTTGCTTAggtaattttttataagttcATGACCGATTCCTCTAATTCCATAGTTATATAGCTTGTCAAGGAGAATTTGATGGTCcaccgtatcaaacgccttggcAAGATCAAGGAAAGTGATTGCGATAGGACTGCTTTTGTCAAGTTGATTATAAATCTGATTTGTTATTTGGGAGAGGGCATCTTTAGTACTTCTGTTTTTCCtaaaaccaaattgcttaTCTGAGAACAAGCTACATTCATTAAAGAAATTTAGTATACGTTTGTGTaacaatttttcgaaaatttttgcaatattagATATTAGCGAAATTGGTCTGTAATTGTTTagtagatatttttctttagCTTTGTGTAAAGGAATAATTTCTGCAATTTTTAGAGCTCCTGGCCATATTGCCTTTTCCAAACTCAGATTTATTATGTGAACCAGAGGATCACAAATTAAAGTCAGAGTATTGATGCCATCAATTCcaccatttttatttttcatattattaattatttcatgTATTTCTTTATAGTTTGTTGGgtgtataaaaatacttttgttGTTCATGCTTGGCATCTTTATTTTCTCATTCTTTGGCATATTTATTTTGCCTTGTAACTGTTTACCTATGTCGCAAAAGAAGTTGTTCATATGTTCGGCCATCTCATTTGCATCAGTgattttgttgttgttatttataatataattaatgttattgcattttttagGATTCTTAcccattttattattaataattttccacAAATTCCTTTGATTGCACATATTCATTTCTATCTGGTTTTTATCAAATTCTTCTTTTGCTTTGTATATAATTCCATTAAGTATTTTgacataattattatatgcttctttttttgttagatTACTAGGATCACTTTTCCATATTTTATAcagtttctcttttttattgcacGATATCGTTATTGCTTTCGTTATCCAGTCTTTTCTTGGTTTCATTTTATTGTGATTATtctttcgcactttatattcAGCCTTTTTTGTGCACGTTTCGATTTTTAGAATTAGGTCGTTTAATGCCGGATTTGGATCTGACATTAATAAGATGTCTGACCAATTTACCCTTTCTGCAGCTTTCCTTAGCTTGTTGTAATTTATCTTTTTATGTTCTTCTTGACtagaattgtttttaatgccCTTTAGCGATATCATTATTGGATAATGATCATTGAAAGGGACACTGAGTGTGaaagttttgtattttatCTTGCTTAGCTTAATAAAGAAATTATCTATGCAAGAGCCCTTATTTATATTAGTAGTCGATGGTCTAGTTATGCTGGTTATTCCCGGGTAATACCCATTCTCTAGAAATACTTGTAAGAATTCCTGGCCTACCACATCTTGATTTAAAATATCGCAATTAAAATCTCCtattattaagttatttttatgtttcttGTTAAGTTTTATAAGGTTTTTgatgtttaataaaaattctgtTTTGTGCATATCATGCGATCTATAAATTGTTGATaatattatttctttattattttttaaagtaattGTAGAGTTGATAATCTTGAGAttgtttatttgaataatttctgTTGTTTCGATTATGTTTTCACTTATGTATATAGCTACTCcatctgatttatttattttactatcATTGTAGTACATTTTATAgccttttatattaaaaatttcatatttttcaagatTCCAAGTTTCAGTACAAACAATAATACACGGTTTTACTTCTAGGCTGTTTAAAAAAACAAGtattttgttataatttgcaTTTAAGCTTCTTATATTAATAcacaaaattatttctttatcaTTTAACAAGTGCCTATTTAACATGTTTATATTATCAACATTGTATTCTTGATTAAGGATATCCTTTTGAAAGTCTATATCCATTACCTTTTCTTAGTATTCTTGGATGGTACTGTTTGTATGGGCGATGTTAATGACCCTGCTGATGTAGCACTTGCTAATCTTGTTCTTGTACGTGTTACCATTTGTGCGCTCTACTTTACCGAAGAATCTTTGGTGAGTAGGCTGAATTGGATAGTCTGttatttcaatgaatttttttattttatgttttataaCTTCACAATTATCACTATCTATGGCACTATGATTGATGTTGTAATTTgtcttatattttttattgctaAATTCACAGTTTGGACACTTATTTATTTCACTATTGCACTGAGCAGCTGGGTCATCTCCCGCGCATTGGTAACACGTGGCTTGGTTCCTACAGTTTTTGCCACTATGACCAAATCTAGCACATTTGTAGCATGGATTTGTATTTATGATGTCAAAAACTCTACAATTTTGATATCCAATGAATAatctgtttttgttttcttttatatgtttataaatCGCTGGTGTAACTTCTAGTATTGCACACATGGTTTTAGATTTCACGTTTTCGTACATATGTAAAACTTTGCactttttatcaaaatcaCTGAAATTTCTTTGATTAATATCTTGTTCAAAATCTCTATCATTATTATAAACTTTGTCTATATCAATCACTTTCACGGTTGGTTTTCTGATCAAAGTTTTTTCGAGTGAATTAATACTTTCCTCGTTCATGCAATTTATTATTACggtatctttatttttattaatgacatttttagTTTGTATGAATTTATCCTTGgttaaatatttgacaattgTATTTTCTAAGTTAGTGttgtcatttttatttattttcttgacAACTAATTTAGGAACTCTTTTGGGTTTGGGTTTGCTATTgtttattgaacttgttaaTGCCTCAGAGAATGATTTAACTTTGTTAAAATCAGTGTTAttgattctttatttttctttaattagtAATTCGTTTAGTAGTTGATTTTTACCTTGTAGTTCCTTGTATAATTCTTTTAGTAAactgttttcgatttttagtttttcattttcactATAATCATCAATAGTACTGTTGTTTTCATCGTCTTGTTTCTTGCTGAGTTCCATGTCATTTAATATCTCACGTTTGACTTCTTCTCCTGGCAGATTACAAATGAGCTGTTTAGGAATTTCACAGGACTTCCAGAGTTATAATTTGACACAAATTCGCTCGTGTGATAGGAATCACCACAAACTATGCATACTACTGCACTTACTTTATTGGTTGTATGACATTTAAAGTACTTATTATTAAGAGCGGCATCGGGCGGCTACTTGCCTCCCGACGCCATCTTGGATTTTGATGTGATGGCATGTCGTACGTCTCGTCACGAGTGTTCGTTGGGTCAACCGGGTACATAGCTAACAGCTGGTAGTAGCTTAAAGTTCCGGTGATCACTTTGATGCTGAAGCCTTTATCGGCCCAAAGTGGTACGCACGAGGTACGCTAAGACTCGCggatacaataaaataaaaaaaaaatccacgcGCCTGAAGTATATTGTATTATGACTCTAATATAATGTGCTTCTGACAGTACTCTTGGGTGGTGTAGAAAACTGTCATCTTAAACTTTAAACTTTAAACCAATGTATCGATTACAAATTTAGTGAGGTTTTGAACTTTACACTTTTGATGTTAATAACCATTAGACGCTTTAATATAACTTTAATCATAACGTTACACTTTGTTTTATTCAATACCTTCCAATTTAATTCCATCTAATCATAGAATGTTATAAATATGCATCTAATTGTTGCATTCTTCTGTCTTACAAAAAAACCTTAAAATGTTTTACTTCTCAAAGTGTATTGgcaaataaaattacataCTCCAAGATGTACCTATCTTTATACAATGTGATAAAAGCGTATGAGcaagtttaattatatactATAAAATGTACCTGTTATCATACGACATGATGGCATTGCTAATTGTAAAAAGGTTACTTCCGTGATCTTTCAAAccttaatttattgttttaaactACTAATGACTaattatatttgaaatattaacgTAATAAATATATGTCGGTCTCAAGTCTGATAAACCGAGACAGAAGTTTACATTCAATattagaataaataataaagaaagaaaGTAGAGATAGacaaagagaaaaagtggggGCAAGTAGAGAGGAAGTGGATGGGAAGTGCAGGAGCTCGAAAAACGTATAAAAATAGAGTAGAGGGGAGTGAAGGGAAGTGGAGGGGTTAGTGGAAGGGCAGCGGAGGGGCAGTAGAGGGAGGTGGAGGGGGGTGGAGGTAAGTGAAGGGGCAAAGTTTGATCaaaataacattatttttgaaacaatttaacGTTATTAAGTGGAGGAGAAGTGGAGGGGTAGGTGGAGGAGATTTCAAGTCTTAAAATAACGTTAATTCTAAGGAGGTTCATCTGGTACGTCGCTATTTAACCAGaggataatttttataaattcttaTTTCCTTTTGATACAAGAggcataatttatttaggacttatgaaaaactaatttataactaataatgattttagatAAAGAAATCGAACTCTATATgtgacaaaaaaatttaatacagacGACATTTTACTCcgtttttgaggttaagtgcACATCTTTTTTATTAGACCAATTAATTATTATGCATAGATGTACCCATTAATCGTTTTCAAAAGCAATTTGAATTCATCAAATATTAGTTTTCTCATACAAAAATTTGCAACAGAAACtgtttgttaattaaataattatttgctttGATAATTGTGATGACAATAATTGTctgttaatttataattatttgcaaattaaaaCGGGGAAAATGTGATTCTCCATAAGACTTTATgtaaaatggaaaaaatacttttattaatatctcGTCTTAAAGGTATCCAAATGACtcaaaaatttgcaaaagcTTTTTATTTAGACATATCTACGTGTGTGGATTTTTTCCCCCGAATctgtttgttatttctaaatcAGATGAACCCCCTTAAAACAATTTTGCGTTATTTAGTGGAGGGAAGGTAAAGGGGGGTGGGGAACGGAGGAGGTGGAAGTAAATTATTTGATATGTTTGATTTGTTGTGATTATGTTTAACATAATTATATcacatgtttttattatttttgaagaagtTTGTCACATTATGTTACCATTTCAATCACGAAATTTTTTTGCATGGTTTATTTTAGCCGAAAACATACATGCTAATACAATCcggaataaatttaaaaattattttacagaatattttaaaacaaataaagaaaataatattctATCTCgtattcaaataaaattatggaACGAAGAAAGATCTCGCAAAGATTTCAG
The genomic region above belongs to Nasonia vitripennis strain AsymCx chromosome 1 unlocalized genomic scaffold, Nvit_psr_1.1 chr1_random0004, whole genome shotgun sequence and contains:
- the LOC107981647 gene encoding uncharacterized protein LOC107981647; the protein is MNRRLHIDGALCKSSRISLAMENEGYVPFDLVIQPTTMLTFSGMFEQEIPVPIKVLPTAVTFENINQAEGLISIDGFVRMTFTMIPSRFENSSYGCGSITDGRSKLTVKITNFIVVDNIQKGVAVNVVGTVDATNGILCITCNNMNAITLRDNTPAMSDADLAQGGKPLKRLAPVG